The following are encoded in a window of candidate division KSB1 bacterium genomic DNA:
- a CDS encoding porin family protein: MKRSALIVCSIILTGLGLTEAKSSGAYFGGGVGQSYVKTDLGELENTDLKLDESGFAYKIYAGVLAGKSLALEGGYRSFGTVKSKAGDIKYESNITAYDLHALGRVDLALVELFAKAGYSFWDQQNNITARESNKGGSNFSWGIGAVAKLGGLGVRAEWERFETKSFDRLSMLTLSIVLGM; this comes from the coding sequence ATGAAACGGAGTGCTTTGATCGTCTGCAGTATCATCCTGACGGGGTTGGGATTAACGGAAGCAAAAAGCAGCGGCGCCTATTTCGGCGGCGGCGTCGGCCAGAGCTACGTCAAGACTGATCTCGGTGAACTGGAAAACACGGATCTGAAACTCGATGAGAGCGGCTTTGCCTATAAAATTTACGCAGGCGTGCTGGCCGGCAAGTCGTTGGCACTCGAAGGCGGGTATCGCTCTTTCGGCACCGTCAAGAGTAAAGCCGGCGACATCAAATACGAATCCAACATCACCGCCTACGATCTGCACGCACTCGGCCGCGTCGATTTGGCGCTGGTCGAGCTTTTTGCCAAAGCCGGTTATTCGTTCTGGGATCAGCAGAACAATATTACTGCAAGAGAATCGAACAAGGGCGGCTCGAACTTTTCCTGGGGAATCGGCGCTGTGGCCAAGCTAGGCGGCTTGGGAGTCCGCGCCGAGTGGGAACGATTTGAGACCAAATCGTTCGATCGGCTGTC